A stretch of the Acanthochromis polyacanthus isolate Apoly-LR-REF ecotype Palm Island chromosome 22, KAUST_Apoly_ChrSc, whole genome shotgun sequence genome encodes the following:
- the trak2 gene encoding trafficking kinesin-binding protein 2 isoform X2 — protein MFEAKPRAVEKKESSTETDEGLGSSGRHYGSGSLGSGSAGSVYLSDSQDWVVSPSCSPDEGPVQHNAISPMLAEETFRYMILSADRVEQMTKTYNDIEVVTHLLAERDRDLELAARIGQSLLHRNHLLQERNEAVEEQLAQALDQVHQLQHELSKKDELLRMVASASEESETDSSVSTPQRQPQPPGGTAAAALSQLESLHNKLQELEEENLSLRSEACQLKRDTITYEEKEQQLVSDCVKELRESNSQMVSLTDQLSQKNEELLRHQEEIAQLLSQIVELQHRVKELALEKEELRIHLQASKDAQRQLTAELNELADRNAECVEMLHESQEEIKELRSKNTPSAGMRRHLSYGLYPMDSLAAEIEGTMRRELSVEEETAFQDQRISQKRVFQTVRSVNASTSRTPVATPPIPGSGQSSLVMTAQPFQSAQGEEVRLGQPGCPGGNDLTRALHRLSLRRQNFLSERQFFQAEREKKLQALSVAEVDGEESGCSSPMGSVLSFSNLSELSFSSSVFKTFLPEKLQIVKPMEGSLTLHHWQQLAKPHLATILDPHPGVVTKGFRPLAQDAVYRLSDMEEDEEDEEHREAGVLEKGAAERGKEEEDEEEEEGGITFNVRCSSTPEERKDRKHSVSPLPVPTLSSTLPASPATPAASSSVTSDLCLTPRHVTDKSIPGALTATVQSQSLSTTTSTTASSSVQNPGKCQSSTFSTYTFTTCRILHPSDITQVTPSSQSSLMANTPSSMRTGPSTPVTPCRLSLGDSFPPRRPPAPPSGLAKLVLERGISAQVSTDTPPASPKPAPRQPLFHLLPSTPPNSPSHSPAPSPVPMEPRQHSADNFLASRPAELFLQDVYGLNLGRSPHPDLPSPSQETPALVSTAKPGRARPDPGNVGLVERLRRLGFTKVLHGSESDASAPRQDSATFVSAGGGSLLDGLRRNQSLPAMIGVRAGKPAGNAAPPPHPTSLALPPPPWGNLKERRRHLASVSNPLSSSAKR, from the exons ATGTTTGAAGCCAAACCCCGGGCGGTGGAGAAGAAAGAGTCGAGCACAGAGACAG ATGAGGGGCTGGGCAGCAGTGGGAGACATTATGGCTCTGGCTCGCTGGGTTCTGGTTCGGCTGGTTCTGTCTACCTGTCAGACAGCCAGGACTGGGTGGTTTCCCCGAGCTGCTCTCCAGACGAAGGCCCCGTCCAGCACAACGCCATCTCCCCCATGCTGGCCGAGGAGACTTTCCGCTACATGA TCCTCAGTGCCGATCGCGTGGAGCAGATGACCAAGACTTACAATGATATCGAAGTGGTCACGCATCTTTTGGCCGAG CGAGACAGAGACTTGGAGCTGGCAGCTCGCATCGGCCAGTCGCTTCTGCATAGAAACCACCTGCTGCAGGAACGAAATGAAGCCGTAGAGGAGCAGCTGGCACAGGCTCTGGACCAG GTTCACCAGCTGCAGCATGAGCTCAGTAAGAAGGATGAGCTTCTGCGGATGGTGGCCAGCGCCTCCGAGGAGAGCGAGACCGACTCCAGCGTGTCCACCCCTCAGCGGCAGCCTCAGCCGCCGGGGGGAACCGCCGCCGCCGCTCTCAGCCAGCTGGAGTCTCTGCACAACAAGCtgcaggagctggaggaggagaaccTGTCGCTGAGGTCTGAG GCGTGTCAGCTGAAGAGAGACACCATCACCTACGAggagaaggagcagcagctaGTGAGCGACTGTGTCAAGGAGCTGC GTGAGTCCAACAGCCAGATGGTGTCTCTGACAGACCAACTGTCTCAGAAGAACGAGGAGCTGCTCCGACACCAGGAGGAAATCGCTCAGCTGCTCTCACAGATCGTAGAGCTGCAACACAGAGTGAAGGAG CTGGCTCTGGAGAAAGAGGAGCTGAGGATCCACCTGCAGGCCTCCAAAGATGCTCAGAGGCAGCTCACAGCAGAG ctGAATGAGTTGGCAGACAGGAACGCTGAGTGTGTGGAGATGCTTCACGAGTCGCAGGAGGAGATCAAGGAGCTTCGCAGTAAAAACACTCCCTCTGCTGGGATGCGACGGCACCTTTCCTACGGCCTCTACCCCAtg gactCTCTGGCAGCAGAGATCGAGGGCACCATGAGGAGGGAGCTGAGTGTGGAGGAAGAGACGGCCTTTCAGGACCAAAG AATTTCCCAGAAGCGAGTCTTCCAGACAGTCCGCTCCGTCAACGCCTCGACATCGCGGACACCTGTGGCCACTCCTCCTATCCCTGGTTCTGGACAGAGCTCACTAGTGATGACGGCTCAGCCCTTCCAGTCTGCTCAGGG GGAGGAGGTGCGACTGGGTCAGCCGGGCTGTCCAGGAGGAAACGACCTCACCAGAGCGCTCCACCGGCTGTCTCTACGGCGGCAGAACTTCCTGTCTGAGCGTCAGTTCTTCCAGGCGGAGCGCGAGAAGAAGCTTCAGGCGCTGTCGGTCGCCGAGGTGGACGGGGAGGAGAGCGGCTGCAGCTCGCCGATGGGCAGCGTTCTCTCCTTCTCCAACCTGTCGGAGCTCTCCTTCAGCTCCAGCGTTTTCAAGACCTTCCTGCCTGAGAAGCTGCAGATTGTCAAACCCATGGAAG GCTCACTGACCCTGCACCACTGGCAGCAGCTGGCCAAACCCCACCTGGCCACCATCCTGGACCCGCATCCCGGCGTGGTGACGAAGGGTTTCCGCCCGCTGGCTCAGGACGCCGTGTACCGGCTGTCCGACatggaggaagacgaggaggacgAAGAGCACAGAGAGGCTGGCGTCCTGGAGAAAGGGGCGGCAGAGAGGGGtaaagaagaggaggatgaggaagaggaggaaggagggatcACCTTCAATGTGCGCTGTTCTTCTACaccagaggagaggaaggacaGGAAGCATTCGGTGTCACCCCTCCCCGTCCCAACTCTCTCCTCCACCCTGCCGGCATCACCCGCGACACCCGCCGCCTCCTCATCAGTGACATCAGACCTCTGTCTAACGCCACGACACGTCACAGATAAATCCATTCCAGGAGCCTTGACAGCAACGGTCCAATCGCAGAGTCTTAGCACCACAACATCAACAACCGCTTCTTCCTCTG TCCAAAACCCAGGCAAGTGTCAGAGCTCCACCTTCTCCACCTACACCTTCACCACCTGTCGCATTCTGCACCCGAGTGACATCACACAGGTGACTCCAAG TTCTCAGTCGTCCCTGATGGCCAACACCCCCAGCTCCATGAGGACGGGACCCAGCACCCCTGTGACCCCCTGCAGGCTCAGTCTGGGTGACTCTTTCCCCCCTCGGCGGCCTCCTGCCCCTCCCAGCGGTCTGGCCAAGCTGGTCCTGGAGAGGGGCATTTCAGCACAAGTCTCCACTGACACCCCCCCTGCATCCCCCAAACCCGCCCCCCGGCAGCCCCTCTTCCACCTCCTGCCCAGCACTCCCCCTAACTCCCCCTCACACTCCCCCGCTCCCTCCCCTGTTCCTATGGAGCCCCGGCAGCACTCAGCTGATAATTTCCTGGCTTCTCGGCCAGCAGAGCTTTTCCTCCAAGACGTTTACGGGTTGAACCTGGGCCGCTCCCCCCATCCCGACCTGCCCAGCCCCTCCCAGGAAACCCCAGCCCTCGTCTCGACCGCCAAGCCGGGCCGAGCCAGGCCAGACCCGGGTAATGTGGGCCTGGTGGAGAGGCTGCGGCGGCTGGGGTTTACTAAGGTGCTGCACGGTTCTGAGTCTGACGCTTCAGCGCCTCGCCAGGATTCTGCCACTTTTGTGTCAGCGGGAGGAGGAAGCCTACTGGACGGCCTGAGGCGAAACCAGAGCCTCCCTGCCATGATCGGGGTCCGAGCGGGAAAGCCAGCCGGTAACGCTGCACCGCCTCCTCACCCCACCTCCCTGGCTCTCCCCCCACCTCCATGGGGGAACCTTAAAGAACGCCGTAGACATCTTGCCTCCGTCTCCAACCCCCTGTCAAGTTCAGCCAAGCGCTGA
- the trak2 gene encoding trafficking kinesin-binding protein 2 isoform X1, with the protein MFEAKPRAVEKKESSTETDEGLGSSGRHYGSGSLGSGSAGSVYLSDSQDWVVSPSCSPDEGPVQHNAISPMLAEETFRYMTYLALEPSSYSHPGSQSLSKVLSADRVEQMTKTYNDIEVVTHLLAERDRDLELAARIGQSLLHRNHLLQERNEAVEEQLAQALDQVHQLQHELSKKDELLRMVASASEESETDSSVSTPQRQPQPPGGTAAAALSQLESLHNKLQELEEENLSLRSEACQLKRDTITYEEKEQQLVSDCVKELRESNSQMVSLTDQLSQKNEELLRHQEEIAQLLSQIVELQHRVKELALEKEELRIHLQASKDAQRQLTAELNELADRNAECVEMLHESQEEIKELRSKNTPSAGMRRHLSYGLYPMDSLAAEIEGTMRRELSVEEETAFQDQRISQKRVFQTVRSVNASTSRTPVATPPIPGSGQSSLVMTAQPFQSAQGEEVRLGQPGCPGGNDLTRALHRLSLRRQNFLSERQFFQAEREKKLQALSVAEVDGEESGCSSPMGSVLSFSNLSELSFSSSVFKTFLPEKLQIVKPMEGSLTLHHWQQLAKPHLATILDPHPGVVTKGFRPLAQDAVYRLSDMEEDEEDEEHREAGVLEKGAAERGKEEEDEEEEEGGITFNVRCSSTPEERKDRKHSVSPLPVPTLSSTLPASPATPAASSSVTSDLCLTPRHVTDKSIPGALTATVQSQSLSTTTSTTASSSVQNPGKCQSSTFSTYTFTTCRILHPSDITQVTPSSQSSLMANTPSSMRTGPSTPVTPCRLSLGDSFPPRRPPAPPSGLAKLVLERGISAQVSTDTPPASPKPAPRQPLFHLLPSTPPNSPSHSPAPSPVPMEPRQHSADNFLASRPAELFLQDVYGLNLGRSPHPDLPSPSQETPALVSTAKPGRARPDPGNVGLVERLRRLGFTKVLHGSESDASAPRQDSATFVSAGGGSLLDGLRRNQSLPAMIGVRAGKPAGNAAPPPHPTSLALPPPPWGNLKERRRHLASVSNPLSSSAKR; encoded by the exons ATGTTTGAAGCCAAACCCCGGGCGGTGGAGAAGAAAGAGTCGAGCACAGAGACAG ATGAGGGGCTGGGCAGCAGTGGGAGACATTATGGCTCTGGCTCGCTGGGTTCTGGTTCGGCTGGTTCTGTCTACCTGTCAGACAGCCAGGACTGGGTGGTTTCCCCGAGCTGCTCTCCAGACGAAGGCCCCGTCCAGCACAACGCCATCTCCCCCATGCTGGCCGAGGAGACTTTCCGCTACATGA CATATCTTGCTTTGGAGCCCTCTTCTTATTCCCACCCCGGCTCTCAGAGCCTCTCCAAAG TCCTCAGTGCCGATCGCGTGGAGCAGATGACCAAGACTTACAATGATATCGAAGTGGTCACGCATCTTTTGGCCGAG CGAGACAGAGACTTGGAGCTGGCAGCTCGCATCGGCCAGTCGCTTCTGCATAGAAACCACCTGCTGCAGGAACGAAATGAAGCCGTAGAGGAGCAGCTGGCACAGGCTCTGGACCAG GTTCACCAGCTGCAGCATGAGCTCAGTAAGAAGGATGAGCTTCTGCGGATGGTGGCCAGCGCCTCCGAGGAGAGCGAGACCGACTCCAGCGTGTCCACCCCTCAGCGGCAGCCTCAGCCGCCGGGGGGAACCGCCGCCGCCGCTCTCAGCCAGCTGGAGTCTCTGCACAACAAGCtgcaggagctggaggaggagaaccTGTCGCTGAGGTCTGAG GCGTGTCAGCTGAAGAGAGACACCATCACCTACGAggagaaggagcagcagctaGTGAGCGACTGTGTCAAGGAGCTGC GTGAGTCCAACAGCCAGATGGTGTCTCTGACAGACCAACTGTCTCAGAAGAACGAGGAGCTGCTCCGACACCAGGAGGAAATCGCTCAGCTGCTCTCACAGATCGTAGAGCTGCAACACAGAGTGAAGGAG CTGGCTCTGGAGAAAGAGGAGCTGAGGATCCACCTGCAGGCCTCCAAAGATGCTCAGAGGCAGCTCACAGCAGAG ctGAATGAGTTGGCAGACAGGAACGCTGAGTGTGTGGAGATGCTTCACGAGTCGCAGGAGGAGATCAAGGAGCTTCGCAGTAAAAACACTCCCTCTGCTGGGATGCGACGGCACCTTTCCTACGGCCTCTACCCCAtg gactCTCTGGCAGCAGAGATCGAGGGCACCATGAGGAGGGAGCTGAGTGTGGAGGAAGAGACGGCCTTTCAGGACCAAAG AATTTCCCAGAAGCGAGTCTTCCAGACAGTCCGCTCCGTCAACGCCTCGACATCGCGGACACCTGTGGCCACTCCTCCTATCCCTGGTTCTGGACAGAGCTCACTAGTGATGACGGCTCAGCCCTTCCAGTCTGCTCAGGG GGAGGAGGTGCGACTGGGTCAGCCGGGCTGTCCAGGAGGAAACGACCTCACCAGAGCGCTCCACCGGCTGTCTCTACGGCGGCAGAACTTCCTGTCTGAGCGTCAGTTCTTCCAGGCGGAGCGCGAGAAGAAGCTTCAGGCGCTGTCGGTCGCCGAGGTGGACGGGGAGGAGAGCGGCTGCAGCTCGCCGATGGGCAGCGTTCTCTCCTTCTCCAACCTGTCGGAGCTCTCCTTCAGCTCCAGCGTTTTCAAGACCTTCCTGCCTGAGAAGCTGCAGATTGTCAAACCCATGGAAG GCTCACTGACCCTGCACCACTGGCAGCAGCTGGCCAAACCCCACCTGGCCACCATCCTGGACCCGCATCCCGGCGTGGTGACGAAGGGTTTCCGCCCGCTGGCTCAGGACGCCGTGTACCGGCTGTCCGACatggaggaagacgaggaggacgAAGAGCACAGAGAGGCTGGCGTCCTGGAGAAAGGGGCGGCAGAGAGGGGtaaagaagaggaggatgaggaagaggaggaaggagggatcACCTTCAATGTGCGCTGTTCTTCTACaccagaggagaggaaggacaGGAAGCATTCGGTGTCACCCCTCCCCGTCCCAACTCTCTCCTCCACCCTGCCGGCATCACCCGCGACACCCGCCGCCTCCTCATCAGTGACATCAGACCTCTGTCTAACGCCACGACACGTCACAGATAAATCCATTCCAGGAGCCTTGACAGCAACGGTCCAATCGCAGAGTCTTAGCACCACAACATCAACAACCGCTTCTTCCTCTG TCCAAAACCCAGGCAAGTGTCAGAGCTCCACCTTCTCCACCTACACCTTCACCACCTGTCGCATTCTGCACCCGAGTGACATCACACAGGTGACTCCAAG TTCTCAGTCGTCCCTGATGGCCAACACCCCCAGCTCCATGAGGACGGGACCCAGCACCCCTGTGACCCCCTGCAGGCTCAGTCTGGGTGACTCTTTCCCCCCTCGGCGGCCTCCTGCCCCTCCCAGCGGTCTGGCCAAGCTGGTCCTGGAGAGGGGCATTTCAGCACAAGTCTCCACTGACACCCCCCCTGCATCCCCCAAACCCGCCCCCCGGCAGCCCCTCTTCCACCTCCTGCCCAGCACTCCCCCTAACTCCCCCTCACACTCCCCCGCTCCCTCCCCTGTTCCTATGGAGCCCCGGCAGCACTCAGCTGATAATTTCCTGGCTTCTCGGCCAGCAGAGCTTTTCCTCCAAGACGTTTACGGGTTGAACCTGGGCCGCTCCCCCCATCCCGACCTGCCCAGCCCCTCCCAGGAAACCCCAGCCCTCGTCTCGACCGCCAAGCCGGGCCGAGCCAGGCCAGACCCGGGTAATGTGGGCCTGGTGGAGAGGCTGCGGCGGCTGGGGTTTACTAAGGTGCTGCACGGTTCTGAGTCTGACGCTTCAGCGCCTCGCCAGGATTCTGCCACTTTTGTGTCAGCGGGAGGAGGAAGCCTACTGGACGGCCTGAGGCGAAACCAGAGCCTCCCTGCCATGATCGGGGTCCGAGCGGGAAAGCCAGCCGGTAACGCTGCACCGCCTCCTCACCCCACCTCCCTGGCTCTCCCCCCACCTCCATGGGGGAACCTTAAAGAACGCCGTAGACATCTTGCCTCCGTCTCCAACCCCCTGTCAAGTTCAGCCAAGCGCTGA
- the trak2 gene encoding trafficking kinesin-binding protein 2 isoform X3, with translation MPVLNVHNEEAYDNFAVEAYLALEPSSYSHPGSQSLSKVLSADRVEQMTKTYNDIEVVTHLLAERDRDLELAARIGQSLLHRNHLLQERNEAVEEQLAQALDQVHQLQHELSKKDELLRMVASASEESETDSSVSTPQRQPQPPGGTAAAALSQLESLHNKLQELEEENLSLRSEACQLKRDTITYEEKEQQLVSDCVKELRESNSQMVSLTDQLSQKNEELLRHQEEIAQLLSQIVELQHRVKELALEKEELRIHLQASKDAQRQLTAELNELADRNAECVEMLHESQEEIKELRSKNTPSAGMRRHLSYGLYPMDSLAAEIEGTMRRELSVEEETAFQDQRISQKRVFQTVRSVNASTSRTPVATPPIPGSGQSSLVMTAQPFQSAQGEEVRLGQPGCPGGNDLTRALHRLSLRRQNFLSERQFFQAEREKKLQALSVAEVDGEESGCSSPMGSVLSFSNLSELSFSSSVFKTFLPEKLQIVKPMEGSLTLHHWQQLAKPHLATILDPHPGVVTKGFRPLAQDAVYRLSDMEEDEEDEEHREAGVLEKGAAERGKEEEDEEEEEGGITFNVRCSSTPEERKDRKHSVSPLPVPTLSSTLPASPATPAASSSVTSDLCLTPRHVTDKSIPGALTATVQSQSLSTTTSTTASSSVQNPGKCQSSTFSTYTFTTCRILHPSDITQVTPSSQSSLMANTPSSMRTGPSTPVTPCRLSLGDSFPPRRPPAPPSGLAKLVLERGISAQVSTDTPPASPKPAPRQPLFHLLPSTPPNSPSHSPAPSPVPMEPRQHSADNFLASRPAELFLQDVYGLNLGRSPHPDLPSPSQETPALVSTAKPGRARPDPGNVGLVERLRRLGFTKVLHGSESDASAPRQDSATFVSAGGGSLLDGLRRNQSLPAMIGVRAGKPAGNAAPPPHPTSLALPPPPWGNLKERRRHLASVSNPLSSSAKR, from the exons ATGCCGGTTTTAAACGTCCACAATGAGGAAGCGTACGATAACTTCGCCGTGGAAG CATATCTTGCTTTGGAGCCCTCTTCTTATTCCCACCCCGGCTCTCAGAGCCTCTCCAAAG TCCTCAGTGCCGATCGCGTGGAGCAGATGACCAAGACTTACAATGATATCGAAGTGGTCACGCATCTTTTGGCCGAG CGAGACAGAGACTTGGAGCTGGCAGCTCGCATCGGCCAGTCGCTTCTGCATAGAAACCACCTGCTGCAGGAACGAAATGAAGCCGTAGAGGAGCAGCTGGCACAGGCTCTGGACCAG GTTCACCAGCTGCAGCATGAGCTCAGTAAGAAGGATGAGCTTCTGCGGATGGTGGCCAGCGCCTCCGAGGAGAGCGAGACCGACTCCAGCGTGTCCACCCCTCAGCGGCAGCCTCAGCCGCCGGGGGGAACCGCCGCCGCCGCTCTCAGCCAGCTGGAGTCTCTGCACAACAAGCtgcaggagctggaggaggagaaccTGTCGCTGAGGTCTGAG GCGTGTCAGCTGAAGAGAGACACCATCACCTACGAggagaaggagcagcagctaGTGAGCGACTGTGTCAAGGAGCTGC GTGAGTCCAACAGCCAGATGGTGTCTCTGACAGACCAACTGTCTCAGAAGAACGAGGAGCTGCTCCGACACCAGGAGGAAATCGCTCAGCTGCTCTCACAGATCGTAGAGCTGCAACACAGAGTGAAGGAG CTGGCTCTGGAGAAAGAGGAGCTGAGGATCCACCTGCAGGCCTCCAAAGATGCTCAGAGGCAGCTCACAGCAGAG ctGAATGAGTTGGCAGACAGGAACGCTGAGTGTGTGGAGATGCTTCACGAGTCGCAGGAGGAGATCAAGGAGCTTCGCAGTAAAAACACTCCCTCTGCTGGGATGCGACGGCACCTTTCCTACGGCCTCTACCCCAtg gactCTCTGGCAGCAGAGATCGAGGGCACCATGAGGAGGGAGCTGAGTGTGGAGGAAGAGACGGCCTTTCAGGACCAAAG AATTTCCCAGAAGCGAGTCTTCCAGACAGTCCGCTCCGTCAACGCCTCGACATCGCGGACACCTGTGGCCACTCCTCCTATCCCTGGTTCTGGACAGAGCTCACTAGTGATGACGGCTCAGCCCTTCCAGTCTGCTCAGGG GGAGGAGGTGCGACTGGGTCAGCCGGGCTGTCCAGGAGGAAACGACCTCACCAGAGCGCTCCACCGGCTGTCTCTACGGCGGCAGAACTTCCTGTCTGAGCGTCAGTTCTTCCAGGCGGAGCGCGAGAAGAAGCTTCAGGCGCTGTCGGTCGCCGAGGTGGACGGGGAGGAGAGCGGCTGCAGCTCGCCGATGGGCAGCGTTCTCTCCTTCTCCAACCTGTCGGAGCTCTCCTTCAGCTCCAGCGTTTTCAAGACCTTCCTGCCTGAGAAGCTGCAGATTGTCAAACCCATGGAAG GCTCACTGACCCTGCACCACTGGCAGCAGCTGGCCAAACCCCACCTGGCCACCATCCTGGACCCGCATCCCGGCGTGGTGACGAAGGGTTTCCGCCCGCTGGCTCAGGACGCCGTGTACCGGCTGTCCGACatggaggaagacgaggaggacgAAGAGCACAGAGAGGCTGGCGTCCTGGAGAAAGGGGCGGCAGAGAGGGGtaaagaagaggaggatgaggaagaggaggaaggagggatcACCTTCAATGTGCGCTGTTCTTCTACaccagaggagaggaaggacaGGAAGCATTCGGTGTCACCCCTCCCCGTCCCAACTCTCTCCTCCACCCTGCCGGCATCACCCGCGACACCCGCCGCCTCCTCATCAGTGACATCAGACCTCTGTCTAACGCCACGACACGTCACAGATAAATCCATTCCAGGAGCCTTGACAGCAACGGTCCAATCGCAGAGTCTTAGCACCACAACATCAACAACCGCTTCTTCCTCTG TCCAAAACCCAGGCAAGTGTCAGAGCTCCACCTTCTCCACCTACACCTTCACCACCTGTCGCATTCTGCACCCGAGTGACATCACACAGGTGACTCCAAG TTCTCAGTCGTCCCTGATGGCCAACACCCCCAGCTCCATGAGGACGGGACCCAGCACCCCTGTGACCCCCTGCAGGCTCAGTCTGGGTGACTCTTTCCCCCCTCGGCGGCCTCCTGCCCCTCCCAGCGGTCTGGCCAAGCTGGTCCTGGAGAGGGGCATTTCAGCACAAGTCTCCACTGACACCCCCCCTGCATCCCCCAAACCCGCCCCCCGGCAGCCCCTCTTCCACCTCCTGCCCAGCACTCCCCCTAACTCCCCCTCACACTCCCCCGCTCCCTCCCCTGTTCCTATGGAGCCCCGGCAGCACTCAGCTGATAATTTCCTGGCTTCTCGGCCAGCAGAGCTTTTCCTCCAAGACGTTTACGGGTTGAACCTGGGCCGCTCCCCCCATCCCGACCTGCCCAGCCCCTCCCAGGAAACCCCAGCCCTCGTCTCGACCGCCAAGCCGGGCCGAGCCAGGCCAGACCCGGGTAATGTGGGCCTGGTGGAGAGGCTGCGGCGGCTGGGGTTTACTAAGGTGCTGCACGGTTCTGAGTCTGACGCTTCAGCGCCTCGCCAGGATTCTGCCACTTTTGTGTCAGCGGGAGGAGGAAGCCTACTGGACGGCCTGAGGCGAAACCAGAGCCTCCCTGCCATGATCGGGGTCCGAGCGGGAAAGCCAGCCGGTAACGCTGCACCGCCTCCTCACCCCACCTCCCTGGCTCTCCCCCCACCTCCATGGGGGAACCTTAAAGAACGCCGTAGACATCTTGCCTCCGTCTCCAACCCCCTGTCAAGTTCAGCCAAGCGCTGA